The region CCTGCGTGCTTCCTGTTGGAACTTGGCTGCCTTTTTAGTGTCAGCCACAGCTCTTTCCACAAAGCCCACCGACTGATCCATGTTGCTCTCAATCCTCTCAATCATGCTTCCCTGTTGACAAAATGCAAACAATGCAAATTCATTTTTGGGCATTATAAAATAAGTGCTTTATGATGTTCTGCCTGACAGCAACAGCAGTAATCATAATGTCTAGAAAGTGGGGCTAAATCCTTGCTTTACTCTCTGGAAAAGACAGATCCACGAACCTGATTCTCCACCAGCATAGCAATGTCCACAAACATGTCGTGCAActcttttatgctgctctccaGTCGCATAATATCTTTGTGTCTTGCCTCAATCTCACTTAGTGCCTGCTTTGAGATGCCAGAGTCCATAATCTATAGATAAGAAGACAAAATTGTTTGAACAACACACAATAAACTGCCAATATATGGAATGTATCAAATAACCCGTACAATGTGCAAACAAGGTGGATTCTTACAATAAAACATTGTACTCACCCCTGCTGTGAAGACTGCTGCGTTCCCTCCATCCAGCATTTCCTCCAATTCCTCATCAGTAGTGGCTTTTCCAGCTGTAAGACAGGATCCAACATtggctttaaaaatgtgcataactTTGGATTTTACCTAACACAGGAATTTTTGTATCAAACCCTGCGGAAGGTCTGTGTTTGTCGTCACTCACTAATCTCCAGCTGTCTCTGGATGCGCCCTTTGCTCTTCTCTCTAAACTCCATTTGGGCCTCATTGTATTTGGTCATCACCTCCACAAACTTCTTGGCAAGAATGGCTTGCTGAAAAGTAGGAGATGAACATAGTGTGAGTGCAAAAGCTAATGATTTGTGGCAATTGCTTGTGTATTTGTGGGAGAAACAGTGGTTGCTGGGTTACCTGAGATTTCTTTATCCGTATATCTGCTGAAACTCTTTCCTCAGAATTAGATGCCAAACTCTGCTCAATGCCTGTTAACAACATTGGTTGACAGTTAATTTTTCAACTCTGAAAGTAGCATAAGGTAGCATATGGTATCACATGTGATCATCTAGTGAGCTGATCAGTCTAGTGGCATCAATAGGATCATACAGGTAAAGGATTCACAGTGAGTGTATAATATGAAAGTAATCATGAGTATGCATGAGATTTGTGCATTTTGTTGAACAGTCAATGAAAGAGCAGAAAACTGACTTTTGAGTTTGTTGCGAGCATTGTTGGCCAGTTTCTTTATCTCATTGGTGACTGCCTCCAATTCATCCTGCGTCTCTGGGTGGTAAATGAGATGAGAGATAAGAGAACAAAAGAGAAAGTTACAGGCAAGAGTAACAAGACTAACTAACCTTAGATTAATCATGGAGCGAGAACAGCATTTTAGAGGATGCATATGGAGAAATGAACATGTGTGACAAAAAAGAAATGATATGTAACTTTAAAGATACATAGGAACACTTAAAGCAATGTAAAGGGTTGGATGTTTTATACTTAAAGGGTGATAAAACTAACTTTGTTCTGATGTAGGTGCAGAGAGGATGACAGAATACAGTCGCTTTATCTCAACCACATTCTCATCAATCTTGTCTATACTGGTTCGGATTTCCTCAATCTGCAGAACACATGCAAAATTAGTAATTTATGACATTCAGTAAAGGGATGTCCACattcattcagatgaaatgtaGTTGATTTGCACATACCTGGGCAAAGAAGTCATCCATAAATTCCTTACTTTCCACTGGAACTTCCACATCATCTGGAGTTTGATCCGACTTCTGTTAGGACATAAAAGAACTTTACAGTAAGTGTTTCCACATCATTTTGACTTTGCCACTAAACCTAAAGATTCTACCAAATGTAGGAATGATATTGCAGCTTATGTTCAGTTCTACAGAAATTAAACACCTTTGAAAGATACGGATATTTGCCATGTTCAGGACAGGAGGACATGGATGGTACAGATGCATGTGCACTTCTTGTGTGTGCTCAGCTATCAGTCAGACGTTTTGCAAGCATTTAATCATGAGCAGGATTTGAATTATAGATTTCTACATATagatttttactagttaaaatgctaattcttgatagtTACATTTGGACAAGTAAAACATTAATTCTCGATttcaaaaatgacataattacttgcggaaatacccattctttttatcaaaaatggaatttaaaCTAGAATATATAATTACTGATATCTGCAACTGTATTTTCACTTGCTGAATTTCACAAtggtctgtcattcactcctgttcagaATGCAGTTACTCGTGTCTATAACTCATTTCTTACTAGATTaatttccaatttcacatatcagctactatatcttactagtaaaaatataatattttttaatatcaataattacattgataCTATGTCCATTCAACTGAATTAAACTagcaaaaaatgcaaatatatgATATctgtaattagtttttttttactagtgCCAATGTTCATTTCAGATGTCTACATATTATGTTATAACTAGCAAGAAAGCCTCATAAGAGATCTTTAATTACtctttaatttattgatatttgaaatccatttccagacaTCTGAAATTCTGAATCTAACAtgtggaaatacatttacagaaatcaaaaatgagcattttcactagttgtaacTGAGTCCAAAAGTATCATTTTTACAAGTAAGAAGTACATAGCTGGTATGGGAAAttggtaagaaattaattatagattatACTGTAGACATGTAAGAAACTAGAGAAACGTGTGTGTAACTGTGTTttaaacaggagtgaatgacagatcattgtgaaattctattaATTGAAATGCAGGTACAGGTATTAGTAACTATGTTTTTTAcagttgaaatgtaatttttgatatcaagaatgggtatttccatgagtaatgatgtaattttttatttaaagaattaatgtttttactagtgcaaatgtatttAGTCTACTGACGTCAATAATTATCATTTTCACTAATAGCAATTTCATTGCTTATATCAATAATTAGCGTTTCagctagtgaaaattgaattgttggtATCTATAATTCACACCCTGCACCTGATCAAATGTCAATATGGGGCGTGCGATATCGGACACACTTTATCGTATGAGACAAAAAACTATGTTCACAGTCAAGATGTTGTTCAGACTACTCTTTTAACGTAATTGTATAATCATCATGTAAAACAATAGCCCACCAATTATTGtcccaaaatcaaataaaaaaaatgtctatctAGAAAACTGTATGAATACCCTATACATCATTGCCCATTCAGGACCTCATTGCCACAGGTAAAAATCAATCTAGGAAATCATTCCAAAGACccagtgtgtttgtgttcaacaTTTGTCAAAAATTATAAATCATATCTCATGAGAACATCTTCTTCACTTACCGCTTTAAGTTGTTCCAGTCGGTCCTTCATCTTCAGTTCAATATGCTATACTTACAAGAGTTCAAATTGCTATGCTGCCTAATACAGAATATAAATAAGAGAGCAAGAGAGGTCGTTTTTAGACTGGATAATTAGAAAACATTACAACTAAACCCAGAATATAGGCCTACCCAGTTGAACAGCTCCAAGAGAACCTTTCAGGGCTCGTGTTATAGATGACCACTTATCAATCTGTTCATGCAAGAAATATCACAGGATTGTTCTCCGTTTtcattgcaaaaaacaaacaatatggcAGTGTTGTTGCAGGCTTGTAGTTGTCCTAAGCCTATCCTCTCAGAGCGGATTAGAGCAACAGTTGTATGCTGGGTAGCTAATCTTCCTCTGATGAGGTGCTCCTCTTTCTCAACTAACACACGAGTGGTGCAAAAAGCATTTGACAGATCTCACGAAGGCGGTGTGATAACTTGGACTAACTTTTTTATAATCACCACTGTTACATCTGATATAGAGCTATACCGTAGTGTCTAAAGTCAGAGCTCAAAGGGAGGTTTGGAGGGGCATACGGGAGAAGTTCCCCATATCCATAAGAAAGCCAAAACAGATTTGTGGGTAGAAGagaacataatgacaaaataaatttGTCATGCAGAGAAAAAATTGTTAATTCATCACTGAATAGAATTAAATCAATGAATTcaatgtttttaaatgtcttttgaagtcattAATGTGATTTTAAGATACACAATCATACAATTAAACACCCATTTGGTATCTTTATGTGCAATATTTAATCCTCTTCTGCATTGCAAATTCAATTCCTTGTGTCATTTCCTCCCACATTTGTATTTTCTTTGCCTTTATCTTGCACTTATTCAAATTTAATAGAGTGATTCAGTGAGGTTAAGAATTAGCTATAATGTTTTGATTGTGGGACATCAGTTTAGCAAGCACACTGTTGTGACCATATGGTGTGACCTGTTGGTGACATTTCTTGCCTTATTAGGAACAATCAAATCACCAGGGACTGAAAACCTTCcaaggaatgaaaacaaaaatggaaTACGAACgaatattattactttatttttatttttttgcagaacatttctcagttgtttctaggtattcactgaattacagatttgatgctgtcaggttctgacagagaaacagatctgtaattaaagcaaataattaaaataaaataaaataattcttaaacaattattaaatgtttaaagtaaaataattcaGTTTAAGATTGTTTAGTCCAAACACATCCAAGCAGTGTGagcatgcatgcaggagagagagattttggcagttaattgattttagatgaccagatgtatttttgaaatatttgaaatattttttggaTGATTTATTCAATATtaagaaaacatttattgaaaagatgttattttatataggctactgtatacagtACTTCACTTATGATTTATATGCTGGTAATTCCCCCCACATGCAATTGAATTGCTTATTTTGGTTGAGGCAAGTCACATTCCAGGaaggtaaattttttttttacatatatgtatatataaatatatatatatatatatatatatatatagagtaacGTTTGATGGAATCCATGAGAGCAGGAGCTTGATGCAGCTAAAGTACAGAAACACAGTAGAACTCAGAACtaggaaataaaaacaaacattaaattcaCAATGGGCCCCAATACACAAACAGAAGAATACACAACAGCTCACaaagactgggtagaaatcagggcattatatacacaagggttaatgagggaatgaaacacaggtgagaacaattgggaacagctggcagtgatgagggcagtgaattatgggaaatgtagtccagggaaaacagaagacagatgctaaacacaaggcaaaacaacagtgaatcatgacatatatatatatatatatatatatatatatatatatatatatatatatatatatatatatatatatattatatagtattaTTGTGCAGTTAGGTTGTTTTTGGGTAATGCTCAGTGCAGGATAGGCTGTGTAACTTCTGTACAAAATGTCCATTAAtcagggtattttttttttttttttttttttaataaaaacaaacctGAACCTCAACTAGCATTAACAAATCCAGTCATGTTCAGATTAAAGCTGATTAAATTATTGTCATTTCTGCAATAATAGCGTCACCAAAAGGAACTGTAAAATGAaacattatttgcattattttcaaacagctttccctcAAATATATATGCCATTGGTCAGTCAAACAGATAGTCTTGCACCAATCTCACACTATTAGTTGAATCGATGTTGCTGTGTTGTGATGAGCAGGTTGGGAAGCTTAAACAAAAAGAGCAATATATGTCACAGAGCCACAGGGCTGACACTTTTCGGGGGAAAGCAACCCATGAATGGTCTCTGCATCTTACGGTGCGATATGAGAAATttgttaacattgaaaaaatgacacagCAGCTTTAAGAGAGTGAGCGTTCACAAAAACAACAGAATTCAGATTGTTGTTAATATTACACTGTAGTACTGGCCTGGGTCTCATGATTCTGCCAATATGGTTTGGGGGCTACTAACCTCTAAATTTACCTACAATTACCCTAATTCTATCTGTTCTTGTGGTATCGTGTGGGAGTTCAGTGGCTGACTTTCAGAATGACATAATACTACCcatactcttactacttctgccatatctacTGTATGTGGCAGAAATAGTAACAGTAGTATTGTAGTATGCCATTTGATATTCAGCCAATGAAGAAACATCCATCATCCAAACAACTGGTTTTCAAGAGCAGGTTATCACTTTCACATGCACTCACttgaatgacaaaataaaaaagtgacaATAAACCAGAATAGCCCCTCTTGCGGTCATTATTGCACTTTTTGCATGAATTCTTGCATATCAAGATACAACGGTGCTCATTAATAAACTTGGTTGATTAAAACAGGTGTTCTCATTCTGTACTTGTACACAGATCATCTGATGTTAAATAACATAATGCATCATACTCCTAGGCATATGATTTCATGGGTTCATTTCTATGTATCGTGTAATTCAATTGTGATATTTGTATGCATCTTTAATATACTGACCTTCAATATTTATTGATTCGATCAATCACTGTAATTTATTTTACAGGATTAGGGCATCATATCTGACCCTTCCCCAGATATGTTGGTTATTTAGTCAGGTGATTTAAACACTTTTCAATAATTGTTAATGCTTACCAGACACCATACAACTTGATGTTTTACTCTTGCCTTTTATCATTGCTCTAAGATTCAGTATAGTGCTAATTTACAATGTATCTGTTCATTGTATAAACTCACTTGTAGAGATGTCGTCAGATGAGGTTTTAACCCATCATTTAATAGAGATAAAAAAAGACCTACCTGTCCACTTACCTAAATGTAGCATGGCCAACTATTGGTGAACTTGCTGTACTGCAGGTTGAAAAATGTACAGGTAACTAAGGATTACGGCGATAAAATGGCTTATATACAGTTTTGGTCAAAATGCTCACATACCATTATGCGATGGACCATAATAACAACGAAAATAATAAGGTAggtaattcatttatttgtttatttatttagttaatttgtttgtttatagcaagcataaaatatttattaaagacacaataacagataaaaaaaggtTACATAGcctatacacacatactgtatataaatacatacagtacatgtagaTTTTTAAAGGTGCCCCATTCACCTGTAGACTTGAATTATGTGGCGAaattctcatgaaaattcgtacatattttatgagttggctatttcgtatgatttcgtacgagtttgttcataaatataaatttgtatgatttcatcacgtgcaaatgcccggatgtctaatgcagaaggacatgcttattaatgttATGCCTTTACCCataccccttatctaaacctaactgatcagcagagtgtgtaaacatgataggcaAGTAACtgtcgtgtattagatggaaacgatgtccagcgatgtcactggctgtagtgaaagtcatacgagttcatacgagtgcagttgcacgatatcatacgaattagccaaatttagaaaagtcttatgaatccttacgattttgccgtgagagtgtgtagccAAATTTCAGTCATGAACAGACCTACGTTATTTCTGAAGACCTGCCCAGTACAAGTTTGGCAGTTTCGTTACTGGGCTACTCCACGACGATTACAGGAAAAACAATATATTGCTGTGTGAAACTATGATTACAAATGCAGTTATTTTATTTGTCTGGCACTGCGCACCTATACTTCATGTTTTAGGATTTGGGCAATTTCTTGCTTTTGTTGTCGTAGTAATTTCTGTCTTTCTCGCTTATATTTTTGTACACTGAGTTCATCACGGCTTTATAGTTTTGCTTTAAAATGCAAGGGTAAAATAACTTTGATTtgttcacattttgttattttatttgtcaactgttttatgttttttatgtttaatgacTACAAATAGATACACATTAACCATACATTTCATCAAAGCTGGCATCAAATTACCCCTAAGGCGGTATGGAGTCATTCTTAATCTTCTCTTACTTTTTGCCCATTAAATTTGTAATCCTGGTTTGAGATGTGAGAGTTTCTGGTATTGTGAGATCCTTTTGAAGTAGTTTAGACCTCATAATAGGCCTAAATGCGTATGCAGCAGGGAAAACGGTCACCTACTTTACTGGAACCCATCAAAAAAGATTATATAGCCAATTTCTTCATATTGTACTGTATTAGGactcatttttcacattttacacaGTTTCATAACTATGTTTTGAAATTTATTAGcctacagatttttatttatgtaatatttacttCATGTTTTATTacacaatttgtgtaaaaatgggTGTTCCCTAACCTTATGCTTATAGtgtattgtctttttatattatcatgTG is a window of Myxocyprinus asiaticus isolate MX2 ecotype Aquarium Trade chromosome 8, UBuf_Myxa_2, whole genome shotgun sequence DNA encoding:
- the LOC127444598 gene encoding syntaxin-3-like, which produces MKDRLEQLKAKSDQTPDDVEVPVESKEFMDDFFAQIEEIRTSIDKIDENVVEIKRLYSVILSAPTSEQKTQDELEAVTNEIKKLANNARNKLKSIEQSLASNSEERVSADIRIKKSQQAILAKKFVEVMTKYNEAQMEFREKSKGRIQRQLEITGKATTDEELEEMLDGGNAAVFTAGIMDSGISKQALSEIEARHKDIMRLESSIKELHDMFVDIAMLVENQGSMIERIESNMDQSVGFVERAVADTKKAAKFQQEARRKKMMIMLCCTILAIICGALVYSWLT